From uncultured Treponema sp.:
TTGAGCAAGCGGTGAACATAATGGAAGAAAAGGACGCAGTTCTAGTATGCACAATTCCAGCTGAATTTCTTGGGCAGAAATGGCATGAAGGCGTTGAATGGCTTGAAAATGTAATAAGATGCCGCGCAAGCAAAAGAGGATTTGAATTTGAGCTTTGTAAAAACCTCTTGGACAAGCAGTTTTCTTTGCCTAAAATTGAACCTTACCAGTGCTCGGCAAACGGTTTGGGATATGGAGAAGACCTTTTGGACAATTCAAACAGCTGGATGATACGCTACACACGAAAAGCAACCCAGCGCATAATAGACCTTGCAGAAAGATTTCCTTCTGAAACTTCACTTAAAGAACGACTTTTGAACATGGCGGCAAAACAAGTGCTTTTAGCTCAAAGCGGAGACTGGCCGGCAATGATTCACGACGGAAAAACACCGGGCTATATAGAAGAACTTTTCAAAGATGAAATTCTTTCTTTCACGCGAGTGTTTGACTCATTGGCAAGCAACACTGTAAGCACAGAATGGCTTACTTCGTGCGAAAGAAAAAACACAATATTTCCGTGGCTAAACTACAGAATTTTCAGCAAAAAGAAATAGCAAATAATATACTGGATGAAGTTGATTTTTAAGAAAATGTATTTTGAGTTATTTCTATGCGGTGCAAAGCAACAAAAAAACTCAAAATTTAATCTATTCCATAAAAATCATATCCAGCCATTCAATGCGCTTCTCGCACCAGTCCACAAGAAACTCAACCTCGCTCCTGTAAGTTTTTCTTGAGCGATAGCCGGGCGCGCGTGGCCAGTTTGCGCTTCCAATTATGTGCCAAACAGAGTCATTGAGTTTTGCAGACTCATCTAAAACCCTGCCCTGCTTGCGAATCCATTCAATAGATTTCTTTAACGGCTCTCTTGTTTCAGCCCAGCGTTTCTTTACAAGAGACACAAACTCATCATCGCCGAACATACGGTTGTACCAACTGCTTTGATTGATTAAAAATCCTTCATAGTCTTTTGCCGCGGAAGAATTCTTTAACGGATCAAAAAAATTGAACATCTGAATCCAAGCATTGTTGCTTAAGAGAGAACCATAGCTTCCTGGAGTAGTTGAGCTTTTTGAAGTGTTTCCGAATCCGATGTCGTGGTCCCATGCAGGTCCCATATAAAGTTTTCCAGTGCCATAGTCATAGTTCATAAAGACCGAGTTGTAAAAATTCGCGTCGTAATTCTTGGAGAATTCCGCAAGCAAATACCAGTCCACAAAAGAGTCCATGTCAAAATATTTCTTGTATCCATCAGCTTCATTCCAACCATCTGAATAAAGAAGCTTTTCAAGCGACTCAATTTTTGCCGCCCATTTCTTGTAGTTTTCTAAAGTTGACTTTGGTGAACGGATATTAAAGTGCAGTCTTGAATCCGTAGAAAAACTGTACGGCCGTCCATCGTGGCTGTCGATTTCAGCAAGAAAGCCTTCGCCTTCAAATTGCACACGATTTTCTACAACTTCAACTTTTTCTGTTATTCCATAAAGTCCGCGATATTTTCCATTTATGAAAAGCGTTACATAACGAGACTCAGGATTCCACTTCATCTTGTTCCAAACATTGTGAGTAAGATATTCGGCATAGTAATTTCTGAGCATTGAACGGTCGCAGGCGTTTGCCATCAAAATCCATTTGCGTGCGCCTTTCATTCCAAGAATACTCGCTGGACTTTCAAGTTTTAAAAGGTAAGGCTTTTTCTGTGTGAAAGTTGTTTTCCAAGTGGAATTTCCATGTCCGCGGATTTTGCAGCTACCTGAAATCTTTTCATGCTCAGACAAATTTCCAAGCGTAAAAGTAGCTTTTACATATTTTTCCTTGCTTTTTATTTCCTTAAGTTTGTCTGTGGAAATTTCAAGAATCGGAAACCCGAGTTTTTCACATTCAGAAAGTGTAATTTTTCTGTCAGAAGAAATAAGAAATGCAAAAAGAGCTCCAAACGCAAGCAAGAAGAGCGAAAGACCAAAAGCATACGAATATCTTCTTATTCCGTGAATAATTTTCATTTTCCGCTCTTCCTAGTTAAAACATTGCAATAAAAGTACAAAACTGAATCTAGTATGTAACTTCGCCGTCGTGTGCGAGGATTGTCGAAGAGGAAACATTTTCCGTGCCCGCAACTTTCTGCAACAGCGCGGAATCGTCTTTCGAGCGGATTTCAACAACGAGATTCACTTTTCCGTTTGAAAGCGCGCGGCTTTTCACAGTGTAGTATTTGCAGAATTCCTTAACAATCGCCATGATTTTCTCTTCAAGCTCGTAGCCGCTTCCGCTAACCATCAGGATTTTCGGAGCTTTCGCCACAGGAATCCGGTCAAAAACAAAAAGCGCGACAGTCAGAATGAACGCAAGAACGCAGGAAATCTGGGCAAGACCAGCTCCGCAGATAATTCCGGTTGAAATTGCCCAGAAAAGGAAAACCAAATCCATCGGGTCTTTAATCGCAGTCCTGAAACGCACGATAGAAAGCGCACCGACCATACCAAGCGAAATCACAACGCTCGACTGTATCGTAAGAATAACGCCGGCTGTAATCAGAACAAGGGCCGGAAGCGCGATGTTGAACGACTTCGAGTAAAAAGTCCTTCTCGTCAAAAGCCTGTACGCAAAGAAAATGTAAAGCGCGAAAAACGCCGCAATCAAAAACACAACGATGATGTTCTCAGGCGTCGCGTCGTATCTCGTGAATCCCTGAATAAACGACTTCTTAAAAATATCCTTGAATCCCATAAAAACTCCTTTTTGCTTTCTATAAATAATTAAATAAAGTGTTGCACCTTAAGCTCTGAATCCGCAGCGAAGCCCCTGAATGTCGAACTTTCTGCAGATGTAATATTTTGAGAACGAAGTCCACTGCAGCGCGCTTGTTTGGAGAGCCTCGTTTATAAAATCCGGCAGAAGCTCGTCATACTTCACCTCAATCATATTTGTTCCAAACGGAAAAACCGAGCGGAATGCCGCATCCTCGTTAAAAAAATCCCCGATATTGCTTGAAGAGCGAAGATTCCTGTCAAAAGTGATTCTCACATTTCCGTCGTCATAAGTGAAAGGAACTCGCTCGTAGGCGACAATCTCAACCGGGCGGAGCGCGCGGAACTGCATCTGGCAAATCAGCTTTTTCAAGAGATAAGGCGTCTCGCCCGTAAAGTCAGGGATTTTTCCCGCCATAATCTCCTCGAGCGTCTCAAGCTTAACCGGGCAGGAAGTCTTCAGACACATTCCGTTTTCCTTTCTCTTCAGTTCAAGCGAAATTCTATTTTTCTGGCAGTTGTAGATTCTGATTCTGAATTTCTCGCGCGGGTCTGTGCCGTTCTCGTTTTCAAGATAGCACGTGTTGAAGATGTCGTCGAAATAAATGCTTCTGATTGCGTACTCGCCCTTCTCGCCGGCGTTCTTGTCGCGCGGAAGAATCGCGTCCAGCCGCTGCTCAATCGCAGAAAGCGTGATTTCAGGAGAAAGATACTTGAACTCGTGGCGGTATTTTGCGCTCATCTAAAACCTTTTTTCTAAGCTTCTGGTTACCGAATAGGCGGTAACTAGAATTAATGGTACAATGATTATAGTTCATTGTCAAGAGTACGGGGGGGGTAAAAACAGTTAAAAAGTTGAAGAAAAATGCAAATAATGCTATAAAAAAGTATGCAATTAAAAACAAACTCTTTTTTGCACTTGGCAATTCTAGCAATTCTTTCTGTTCTTTTAATTCTGATGTTTTCAAATTCGTCAAAAAATCAGATTACGCCAGAAAAATGCAAGGAAATAGGACTTCCTGTCATGCACATTGACACAATGGCAGGCAAAAAAATAAATTCAAAAATAAACTATGTAACGGCAATGTACGAAGCCGAAGAGCTTTCAGGCTCATGTAAAATCCGCGGACACGGAAACACAACATGGCAGACAAGGGAACTTTACAAAAGGCCATACCTTTTAAAGTTAAACAAAGCCGCCCCGCTTTTTGGAATGCAACAATCAAAAAAATGGATTTTAATGGCAAACACTGCTGACAAAACCTCGCTTAGAAATGAATACGCTTATTTTCTTGCAAGAAATGTCTGGAACAGAATGAAATGGACTCCAGACGCAAGGTTTGCCGCAGTTTTTATAAACGGAAAATTCAACGGACTTTATCAAGTTACAGAAAAAATCGAGTATGAAAAACTTTCTCTTCCAAAAGACTCATTTCTCGCAACTGTAAATTCAAGGCTTAATAAGGAATGGAATTTTTGCACATCACGCGGAACAAAAATCAGCATAAGAATGGAAGAAAAATCCGAAGCAGAATACAAGCAAATGGAGCAGATAATCCAAAATGCCGAAGATGTGATTTT
This genomic window contains:
- a CDS encoding CotH kinase family protein; translation: MKIIHGIRRYSYAFGLSLFLLAFGALFAFLISSDRKITLSECEKLGFPILEISTDKLKEIKSKEKYVKATFTLGNLSEHEKISGSCKIRGHGNSTWKTTFTQKKPYLLKLESPASILGMKGARKWILMANACDRSMLRNYYAEYLTHNVWNKMKWNPESRYVTLFINGKYRGLYGITEKVEVVENRVQFEGEGFLAEIDSHDGRPYSFSTDSRLHFNIRSPKSTLENYKKWAAKIESLEKLLYSDGWNEADGYKKYFDMDSFVDWYLLAEFSKNYDANFYNSVFMNYDYGTGKLYMGPAWDHDIGFGNTSKSSTTPGSYGSLLSNNAWIQMFNFFDPLKNSSAAKDYEGFLINQSSWYNRMFGDDEFVSLVKKRWAETREPLKKSIEWIRKQGRVLDESAKLNDSVWHIIGSANWPRAPGYRSRKTYRSEVEFLVDWCEKRIEWLDMIFME
- a CDS encoding DUF4956 domain-containing protein, translated to MGFKDIFKKSFIQGFTRYDATPENIIVVFLIAAFFALYIFFAYRLLTRRTFYSKSFNIALPALVLITAGVILTIQSSVVISLGMVGALSIVRFRTAIKDPMDLVFLFWAISTGIICGAGLAQISCVLAFILTVALFVFDRIPVAKAPKILMVSGSGYELEEKIMAIVKEFCKYYTVKSRALSNGKVNLVVEIRSKDDSALLQKVAGTENVSSSTILAHDGEVTY
- a CDS encoding polyphosphate polymerase domain-containing protein, whose translation is MSAKYRHEFKYLSPEITLSAIEQRLDAILPRDKNAGEKGEYAIRSIYFDDIFNTCYLENENGTDPREKFRIRIYNCQKNRISLELKRKENGMCLKTSCPVKLETLEEIMAGKIPDFTGETPYLLKKLICQMQFRALRPVEIVAYERVPFTYDDGNVRITFDRNLRSSSNIGDFFNEDAAFRSVFPFGTNMIEVKYDELLPDFINEALQTSALQWTSFSKYYICRKFDIQGLRCGFRA
- a CDS encoding CotH kinase family protein, which produces MAILAILSVLLILMFSNSSKNQITPEKCKEIGLPVMHIDTMAGKKINSKINYVTAMYEAEELSGSCKIRGHGNTTWQTRELYKRPYLLKLNKAAPLFGMQQSKKWILMANTADKTSLRNEYAYFLARNVWNRMKWTPDARFAAVFINGKFNGLYQVTEKIEYEKLSLPKDSFLATVNSRLNKEWNFCTSRGTKISIRMEEKSEAEYKQMEQIIQNAEDVIFSPDFKSAEKGWQSVIDEDSFVDWYLINEFTKNHDAKFQASCYFYYDSQAKKIFMGPLWDLDISCGNISYDGCQDPEGFWINKDQWYKRLFEDEYFEGKVAERWNETKQELISSFDWLENESKNVKPFVMLNDSVWHNLGKRQWPHAPGWKNRKTYESEVDYMADFLKKREQWMSNAYSGN